The Sandaracinus amylolyticus genomic interval GTTCGGATCGTCGCCGTACTCGCCGGGCACGTGATCGACGAAGAAGTAGAAGCCCTCTTCGGTCTGCATCCGATGGCCGGGCTGCGCGGCGGCGGGCGCGGCCACGCACGTCGCGAGCGTCGCGAGCGCGAGGGCTCGAGCGTGGGATCGAGTCGGCAGTCCCATCGTGGCTCTCTCCGTCAGATCGGATCGACGAACACGTCGAGCCGGAAGTCGGTCTCTTGATAGCCCTGCACCGCGAGGAAGTACGTGCCCGGCGGGAGCACGCGATCGAGCGCGCGCGGCACGCAGTCGGTGATCGCCGTGGCGCAGTCGCTCTCGAGCAGCCCCATCGTCACGGGGTTGAACGGGTCGAGCGACTCGACCAGCGCGGTCACCGCGCTCTCGCGATCGAGCGTGAGCCGGTAGAGCGCGTCCCTGCCGGCCCAGCACGCCTCGACGTCGTCGGCGAAGCCGTAGAGCGTGTCCATGCGCGATGCGCCGTCGCCGATCTCGAGCGCGTCCTGGCACCGATCGTTCTCGGGCCGCGGGGTCGGCGGCAGGAGCGTCGCGCGCGCGTGGATCGGCTGGTGGTACCCGCCGGCGCGGGCGATCACGAAGTAGTCGCCGGGCGGGACGCTGCGGAGGAGCGGCGGCCCGTAGGCGCGCGGCGTCTCGAGGCAGAGGAGCTCGGAAGCGACGCTCCCGCAGTCGGCCTGCACGAAGAGGTGCGCGTTGTCGCCGATCCAGTCGACGTCGAGCATCACGTCCGACGTGGTCTCGACCTCGAAGCGGAAGACCGCGTCGGGGTAGAAGAGGGTGCCGACGCCACCGCAATTCGAGAGGTAATCCGGCTCGAACCGCGTGCCGTGCGAGCCCGAGCCGACGAGGCGTCGCGGCTCCAGCGTGGCCGTGCGATTCGTGATGTCGACGGCGGTGCCGCACGCGTCGCCCTCGAGCCGCGGGACCGGCTCGGTGATCGTCGCGCGCAGCTCGTACGTCGGGTAGCTCTGCCGCCGCTCGATGACGACGAAGTAGTCGCCCGCGGCGAGCGGCGCGTAGCGGAGCCGCGAGACGCCCTGGTCCTCGAAGAGCGGATCCTGCTGCGCGTCGGGCATCGCGCAGCCGAGCGACGTGCTCGCGTCGTCGCAGGTGCGTCGCACCTCGAGCGTCACGCCGCGGTACACGATCGGCGTCATCCCGAGGCTCGCCTCGAGCACCACGTCCATCGGTCGATCGAGGTGGAGTCGATGCACGACCTCGGGGAGCGCGCCCGCCTCGCCGCACGTGGTCGTGAGGTCGTCGTCGTAGAGCGCGAAGTCACCGGCGATCACGGTGGAGGCCGTGATGTCGACGAGCTCGGCGTCGCAACGATCCCCGCGGACCGGCGTGCCGGGCGCGGTGATCGAGAGCTCCACGCCGAACGCGACGGGCACCCCGGTGGCGACGCGGATGACGTACTCGCCCGCGGCGAGCGCGGGCTCGTCGACGACGATCGCACCGGCTCCGCCGTTGTTCGCGCAGCGGACGTCGCGCGCGGGATCGGGGTCGGCGCAGTCGGTGCGGAGGCGCAGGGAGACGGTCGCGTCGACCGGCGTCCAGACCGCGACGCGGACGCGTCGCGGCGCGTCGATGCGGAACGCGTAGAACGCGTCGGTGCCCAGCTCCGAGCAGCTCGACGTGCCGTCCGCGGCGAGGCCGGCCGTGGTCCCGGAGTACGAGCCGGAGCCCGGCAGGGCGCGCGCGGTCGCGCAGGTGTCGTTCGTCGCGACGCAGCTCGCCTGCGCGTAGTCGCGCAGACCGTCGCAGTCGTCGTCGATGAAGTTGTCGCAGATCTCCTCGCGCGCGGGGCCGATCGAGTCGAGCGCGTCGTTGCAGTCGTCGCCGCCGCAGCGCGCGTCGACCGCGCCGTCCGCGTCGGCGTCGCGCAGCACGGTGGTCGAGCCGCAGCCCGTCGCGGGATCGCACGTGTCGACCGTGCACGGATCTCCGTCGCTGCAGTCGAGCAGCGCGGGCGCCGGGAGACAGCCGAGATCGGCGGAGCAGACCTCGCGGCCGTTGCAGGCGTCGTCGTCCTGGCAGCGCTCGGCGTCGGGCCCGAACACGCAGCTGCGCGCGGCCTCGACGCACACGTCGTCGGTGCACTCGTGCGCGTCGACGCACGGCGCGGTGCCCGCCTCGCAGCGACCCTCGACGCACGCCTCCTCGCCGTTGCAGAAGCAGCCGTCGCTGCACTCCGCGGCGATCGTGCACGCGGCGCCGACCGTCGCGCCGGGCGCGTCGCACGTCGCGGGCGGAGGCGCGTCGGGCAGCGCGCCCGCGTCGGCGAGCGGAGCGGGACCGGGCTCGCCGCACGCGGCGAGGATCAGAGCGATCGAGATCGACCAGCGCTTCGTCATCGCGGCTCCGTCGTCTGCACGCGCAGTCGCGCGGCCGGGATCGCAGCGGGGTCGCCCTCGAGCATCACGAGGTGCTCGCCCGCCTCGAGCGTCTCCTCGAACACGATCGTGCCGTCCGCCTGCGCCTCGGCCGTGCGGCAGGTGGGCGTGATGTCGTCGCAACGATCGAGGACGCCGAGGGTGATCGGGCCCGCGCCCTCTTCGGGCGTCACGAAGAAGAGCACGCGGCGGCGCGCGCTCAGCGCGAGCCGATAGAACGCGTCGGCGTCGGGGCGCTCGTGGCCGCAGCGTCGGTCGTCGCGATATGCGGTGAGCTCGACGCGCGCGGCCCTGCCCGGCTCGAGCGCTACGGCGCCGGCGCAGACGTCGTTCGCGCGCGCGCTCGCGGGCGCTTCGGTGTCGAGCCTGACCTCGACGGGCCCGGTGTTCTCCATGCACGAGATCGCCGCGAAGTGCTCGCCCGCGGGCACCGACGGCACGCGCAGCACGCCCGTCCTGCGGCATGCGAGCGCGCCGCGCGTGCTGCAGTCGTCGGTGATCGTCACGGCGCAGGGCGGACCCCAGCTGCTGCTCGCGCCGACGATCACGTCGCGCGCCTCCGCGAGCGTGAAGCGGACGAAGAGATCGTCGGCGGGACGGATCGTCGGGTCCTCGCACGCCGCGCCGAGCTCGTAGCCGAAGGGGAGCGGATCGATCGTCGTGGGCACGCCCTCCGCGAGCTCGACCGCGCGGGCGCAGACGTCGCCGTCGTGCGCCTCGCCGGAGACGGGCTCGATCGTGACGTCGACGTCCAGCGAGACCGCCGTGGGATCGGTGCGCGCGTCCTCGACGACGATCCAGTGCTCGCCCGCCGGCAGCGCGCGCAGCGTGAGCGCGCCCGCGCCGCACCCGCGCACGTCGTCGTCGCGACCTTCGTCGCCGCACACCGAGGTCACCGCGACGCGCGCGTTCTCGCCCTCGATGTGCACGTCGCGCGGCGCATCGAGCACCAGCCGGTACACGGCATCCACGCCGCCGCGATCGCCGAAGCGGCAGTGGTCGGCGATGTCGGCGCGCAGATCGAGCAGCGGCAACGAGTACGTGCCCGACGCGGTGATCGTGCGCGGGGCCTCGCAGCCGTCGCCCTCGATCGCATCGACGGGCGCCTCGATCTCGACCGAGAGCTCGAACGGGCCGCGTCCCGCGACCGACGTGACCACGAGCGCGTAGTCACCCGCCGCGAGGCGCCGCGCCCGGAGCACGGTCGGCGCGTCCGGCGCGCGACACGCGAGCGGCGCGCCCTCGGGCATCGCGCACTGGTCCCAGGGACGCAGCGCGAGCGCGACCGCCGTCGTCAGCGGGTCGTCGGGCGTGACGCTCGCGGCGCTCACGGACAGATCGCGCTCGGCCGGGAGGCGCACGCGGTAGACCACGTCGCCGGGCTCGTTCCCGCCGACGACGCACGGCGAGGGCACGTCGAGCGCCGCGCCGAGCGTCGTGCCGAGCAGCGTCGTCGACGCGCTGATCACGCGCGCGTCGTCGCAGCCGTCGTTCGTCGCGGGGCACGACTCGAGCGCGTCGGAGCTGCCGTTGCAGTCGTCGTCGAGCTCGTTGCCGCACACCTCGGGCGCGCCGGGATGGCGGCTCGCTCCGGTGCTCGGCGCGTCGTCGCAGTCGGTGCCGCCGCACAGCTGGTCGACGAAGCCGTCGTCGTCGCGATCGGCGAGCTCGTGCTCGCACTCGCCCTCACCGGTGCACGAGTCGACGGTGCAGTCGTCGCCGTCGTCGCAGGGATCGGGGCCGGGCACGCAGCCGCGCGTCAGCTCGCAGATCTCGATGCCGTTACAGGGATCGCCGTCGTCGCACTCGATGTCGGCGGCGGTCGCGGCGCACGCGTCGGTCGCCGGGTCGCAGGCGTCCAGCGTGCACGCGACACCGTCGTCGCACGCCGCGCGCTCGCCCGCGCTGCACACGCCCTCGACGCAGCGCTCGACGCCGTTGCAGAAGCAGCCGTCGTCGCAGGGCGCGTCCTCGGAGCAGAGCTGGCCGAGGGTGAGCCCGGGCGCGACGCACGCGCGCTGACCGCCGTCGTCCATCGTCGCCGGAGGATCGCCGTCGCCGCACGCGAGGCTGCACGCGATCGCGAGCGCGCCGATCAGCTTCGTCGTCCTCATCACCACCGCTCCTGCGCGCATCCGAACGAGCCGATCAGCGCCGCTTCACCGCGCCGCACGCGCTCGCAGCGCGTGGCGTCCGTGAGCACCACGTGCGCTCCGTCGTCACCCAGCCGCGCGTGGCCGCCGGGACGGCCCGGCGTGACGATGCGGAGGCGCTCGATCGAGCCGTCGTCGCGGCGCAGCCCGAGGTTGATCAGCTCGAGATCGCGCGCGCTCGGTGGGCTCGTCCACGGGAGATCGAACGAGCACGACTCGCCGAGCAAGCGCTCGGCCTCGTCGAGCCCCGCGCGCACGAACAGGAACTGGCAGCAGGCTTCGATCGGCGTGTCCCAGCGGCAGGTCGCTGCGCATCCTTCGAAGCTCGGCGCGCCGCCGTTCGCCGCGAGCACCGAGAGGTCGCCGCGATCGCCGCCGAGCGAGATCGTCACCGTCGGTTGCTGCTGTTGCGTCGCGCGCTCGCGCACCAGGCGCACCAGGCGATCGGGCACGCCGGGCCCGTCGGGATGGCACGTGTCGAGGCCGTCGGTGAGGAGCACGATGCCGCGCGGCTCCGCGGACGGCAGTCGATCGAGCAGCGCGAAGCCCGACTCCACCGCGGCGGTGAGCGGCGTCTCGCTGCTGAACGGCAGCTCACCCAGCGCGCCGACGAGCTGCGCGCGCTGCTCGGCGGAGAGCGGCGCGATCGCGACCGTCGGCTCGAGCGGTGTCGCGCATCCGGTCGTGTGCTCCGGGAAGCGAACGAGCCCGACCTCGAGCTCGGCGGGCGCGTCCTCGATCCACGACGCGATGCCTTCCTGCAGCTCCTCCCAGCGCGTCGCCTCGCGACCGTCGAGCTGCATGCTCACCGACTGATCGACGAGCAGCAGCAGCGAGCCCACGGTGCTCTCCAGCGGCGAGACCCACGCGGCGCACGACGAGCTCGGATCGAACGGATCTTCGGGACCGGCGTCGCGCGCGTCGCCCGCATCCGGTCGCGCGGGCACGTCGGGCGGAGGCCCGCCGTCGGTCTCGGGAGGCGTGCGTCCGGTGCACGCGATCATCGCCGCGAGCGCGGCGATCGGGATGGCGAGTCGGGCGCTCATTCGAGATCCACCGTCTCCAGGTCGAGGCCAGCCGGGTACGCGTACGACGTGTAGCGAGCGAGCCCGAACACGAGCGCGCCGATGCGCGCTTCGGGATCGGCCGCGACGAGCGTGTGGATGCCGCCGGAGATCGGGAACGTCGCGACCTGCTCGTCGCCGATGCTGCGGAACGGCACCTCGAGCGGCGCGCCGTCGAGCAGGATGCCGACGTCGCGTGCGCGCACGACGGTGAGATAGCTCTGCCCGTCGAGCGTCGAGCGGTACGTCTCGGGCGCGACGAACGTGTAGTCGGCGCGGTACTGCTCGCGCGGCACCAGCATCGTGAGCGCGGGATCGCCGACCGGCGTCTCGGGCTCGGCGTAGCCCGCGCCGAGCGTGAGCACCGAGACCTGCACCGGATGCGTCGCCTCGATCGAGAAGGGACCTCGCACGACGAGATCGCGGTGCTCGCGGCTCGGCAGCGCGAACGTCGCGCCGTCGACCGGCGGAGGGTCGAACGTGATCTCGGTGTCGTGCGCGCTCGCGACGATGCGCACGAGGTTCGCGGTGTCGACGCCCGGCTGCACGAGCGCGCTCGCGCGGAACGAGCGACCCCACGCGCGCACGGGAGCGAGCTGCTCCTCGACGTGATCGCAGGCAGGCGCGTAGAACGGCGCGTACAGGCAGGGGTGCGTGGCGAAGACGGCGAGGGGGCCGTCGGCCTCGATGCTCGAGCCGGTGAGGTCGTGCGCGGGGTCGTCGCACGCGATCGCGTTCGAGCCGAGCACCGAGCGCGCGCCGTCGCGCCCCGCGCCGCACGGAGGCGGCCGCTTCGCGAACACCTGCACGACCTCGCCGCGCGCGAGCTCGAGCTCGAGCACGTCGCCGACGGTCAGCGCGGGCCAGCGCCCCGAGCGCTCGGCCTCGATCGGCGCGCGCAGGTGCATGCGCACCCGCACCGGGTCCGGGCTCACGCCCACGAGCGCGATCGCGCCCGTCCACTGCACCACGCCCGCGAGCGGATCGAGCACGTTGAACGGCGCGAACGAGAGCCCGACGTAGCGGCCCGCGAGCGCGTGCACCGGCAGGAGCAGCGACGCGTCGTTCGAGTGGCTGAACGTCGTGCCCGCCGAGGTCGCGTACTCGTAGGGATTGAACTGCGTCACCACGACCGGCCGATCCGCGATGACGCGGTACGCCGCGTCCGGGCTCGCGATGCTCTCGGCCTGCTCGCCGACCCACGCCGACTCGGTCCACGGAAGCGTGACGACCTCGAGGTCTCCCGCCGCCACGTCGAGCGAGCGCACGTCGTCGCCGCCGCGCTGGATGCGCACGTGGGCGGGCGCCGCGCCGGGGTTCGCGATCGAGATACGGAAGGTGAACGTCGACAGATCGAGGAGGTGGTTGCCGAGCGGGGCCGCGAAGTACTCGCAGCCGATGTACCCGTTGCGACGCTCGGCGATCGCGCACTCGTCGCCGCAGTCGCCGTTGCCGCTGCAGACCGAGCCCCAGTCGGCGCAGTCGCGCACGTGCGTGTAGCCGCTCCCGTCGGGCAGACACACCTCGGAGCGATTGCCGTCGCAGCGCCGCTGGCCCGGCACGCACGCGACGCAGCCGAGCGACGCGCTGCACGCTTCGTCGCAGTGCGTCTCGTCCTCGCGCGTCCGACCGTCCGCGCCGCAGCGGTAGTGGACGAGGCCCTCGCATCGCAGCGTGTCGGGCTCGCCGCAGATGGACTCGGGCGCGTCGCCGGCGCCGGCATCGCGCCCCGGCGGGCGCGGCTCGTCGCTGCACCCGACGAGCGCGATCGCGAGCGCGAGCACGCACACGCGGATCATCGCGGCACCTCGCAGCCCGCGCGGTACGCGAGGCGCACCGAGAGCACGCGCGGGAGCGCGCGCGCCGTGCCGTCGAGCGCGAGCTCGAGCTCCACGATCTGCGCCGGGTCCTCGCCGCGGAACGCGAGCACGTCCCCGACGTCGATCGGCGGCGCGTCGGGCGCGATCGTCGCGACGGTCAGCCATCGCGCCGCGGCGAGCGCGCTCTGCGACGCGGCGGTGCGCACGCGCACCGTCATCGACGCGTCCACCGGGATGCCCGCCTCCCACGTCAGGCGGCCGAGCTCCGGCGTGATCGTCGCGACGCCTCCGTCGCACGTGTCGAGCCGGTAGCGATAGAGACCGCGCGCGCGCGGCGCCGCGCCGAGCCGCGTCGTCATGTCGGTCCACGCGTCGGGCCGGCGCAGGATCGGCACCACGCCCGACCACACGGTGTTGTCGTCGAGCGCCTCGCCGGGCGCGATCACCGTCGCGTCGCCGGTCGCGGCGTTGATCACCCACACCTTCCCCTCGTCGTCGACCGAGAGGCCCTGCGGCTCCGCTCCGCCTGCGTAGGGCCACGGCGTGACGCCGACCGTCTCACCGGTCGCGGGGTCGACGCGCACGACGCCGACGCCGTTGATCGCCGCGTCCGCGACGAACACGTTGCCGCGCGCGTCCGCGACCAGGTTGCGCACGTAGGACGACTCGCCGTTCGGCTCGCCGAGCCGTCGGCCGAGCGGTGCGCGCGGATCCCAGATCGTGTGATACGGACAGCCGAGGTGCAGCAGGCCGTCGGGCCCGAGCGCGATCGCGCTGCACGCCGGGATGTCGAGGACCTGCCGCACGCAGTCGTCGCCCGATGGCCCACAGGCCGCGGCGGCGCAGCTCGGCTCGTCCACGCAGCGCGTGGTGTCGATCCGCGCGTAGAACCCGCGCGCGATGCCCGTGTGGTGCGGCGCGGAGAAGAGCTGTCCGCGCGCGTCGATCGCGAAGACCGTCGCGGGCTGGTGCTCCGGGGTCGAGAAGCGGAAGAGCTCTTCGCCGGTGTCGCCGTCGAGCTGGTAGACGAGCTCGGTGTCGACGCCCCCGACCCACACGCGCGGCGCGTACCCGCCGAGGATCGCCTCGTCGCGCACCGCGATCGCCGTCGGCCGCGCATCCGGCATCGGGTGGTTCCAGAGCACGCACTCGTCCTCGCCCCACGGGAGCACGTCGTCGGGGCCGCTCGACGTCCGCACCGTTCCGTCACCGTCGCGATCCGGGCAGAGCGCAGGACGCGCCGCGATGCGCGTGACGCTCTCGCCGTGGACGTTCGTCACGTAGACGTCGCCGCGCACGTCGACCGCGGTGCGCGAGGGCTCGTCGAGCAGCGCGTTCGGGCCCGTGCGATAGCGCGCGAGCGGCTCGAACGTCTGCACGTCGACCTTCACGATCGTCCCGTCGCCGGTGCTCGGGATCCAGATGAGGTGCTCGGCCGCGGGCTCGGGCGCCTCCATCGAGAGCACGCCGTCTTCACCGACCGAGACGCCGTCGAGCTGCGCGGCGGGCGCGTCGAACGGCGAGCCGCCCGCGCCGAGGCGCAGCTCGGTGCAGCCCGGCATGCACGAGCCGCAGGCCGTGATGATCAAGCCGTCGTCGGCGTCGCCGTCGCAGTCGTTGTCGCGTCCGTCGCACACCTCCAGGCCGGTCTGCATCGGATCGCCGTCGTCGCAGTCGGGCCCCATCGAGCAGCCCTCGCCTCGACCGTCGGCGTCGTCGTCGACGCACGGGATCGGCGAGCAGAGCCCGGCGCGACAGCTCCCACCGGGACAGTCGCGATCCACGCGGCACGGCACGAGCTCTTCGCGATCGTCCTCGACCGTGCACGCGATGCTCGCGAGGAGCAGCGCCGCCACGAACGTGCTTCGTCGTCGCATCAACCGCTCCACTCCGCCCCCGCGCAGCACGCCTGACCCGGCACGAGCGACACGCAGGTGCCGCCCCGACAGCGCTCGCTCGCGCGCTGGTCCGGCGGCGCGCCGCTCGCGCGTGCCCGCGTCCAGGCGCCCGACGCGCCGAGCGCACGTGTCGTCGCGCTCGCGGCGTGTTCGAATCGCATCACGAGAGCGTCGCGGCGCTGCGACACGGTCGCAATCCACGCGACACGCGCGGCGTCGCGCGCGATCGATCCTGGCAGGTGGGATCTGCCGGATCAGGGCGCGTCGCCGAACAGCGCGTGCAGCTCGACCGAGACGAGCACCAGTCGATCGGCGGTCGGCAGCGGCGTCGAGAGCTCCATCAGCATCTGCTGGATCGCGCGTCGGTGCTCCTGCAGCCGCTCGTAGCGCTCGCGATCGACCTGCAGCACGACGATCGGTCCTTCGAAGCCCGGACGCAGCGCGCGCGACCGCGCCATCTCGCGGAACGCGACGCCGAATCGTTTCGTGCGTCGCGCCGACACG includes:
- a CDS encoding putative metal-binding motif-containing protein, with product MTKRWSISIALILAACGEPGPAPLADAGALPDAPPPATCDAPGATVGAACTIAAECSDGCFCNGEEACVEGRCEAGTAPCVDAHECTDDVCVEAARSCVFGPDAERCQDDDACNGREVCSADLGCLPAPALLDCSDGDPCTVDTCDPATGCGSTTVLRDADADGAVDARCGGDDCNDALDSIGPAREEICDNFIDDDCDGLRDYAQASCVATNDTCATARALPGSGSYSGTTAGLAADGTSSCSELGTDAFYAFRIDAPRRVRVAVWTPVDATVSLRLRTDCADPDPARDVRCANNGGAGAIVVDEPALAAGEYVIRVATGVPVAFGVELSITAPGTPVRGDRCDAELVDITASTVIAGDFALYDDDLTTTCGEAGALPEVVHRLHLDRPMDVVLEASLGMTPIVYRGVTLEVRRTCDDASTSLGCAMPDAQQDPLFEDQGVSRLRYAPLAAGDYFVVIERRQSYPTYELRATITEPVPRLEGDACGTAVDITNRTATLEPRRLVGSGSHGTRFEPDYLSNCGGVGTLFYPDAVFRFEVETTSDVMLDVDWIGDNAHLFVQADCGSVASELLCLETPRAYGPPLLRSVPPGDYFVIARAGGYHQPIHARATLLPPTPRPENDRCQDALEIGDGASRMDTLYGFADDVEACWAGRDALYRLTLDRESAVTALVESLDPFNPVTMGLLESDCATAITDCVPRALDRVLPPGTYFLAVQGYQETDFRLDVFVDPI
- a CDS encoding putative metal-binding motif-containing protein produces the protein MRTTKLIGALAIACSLACGDGDPPATMDDGGQRACVAPGLTLGQLCSEDAPCDDGCFCNGVERCVEGVCSAGERAACDDGVACTLDACDPATDACAATAADIECDDGDPCNGIEICELTRGCVPGPDPCDDGDDCTVDSCTGEGECEHELADRDDDGFVDQLCGGTDCDDAPSTGASRHPGAPEVCGNELDDDCNGSSDALESCPATNDGCDDARVISASTTLLGTTLGAALDVPSPCVVGGNEPGDVVYRVRLPAERDLSVSAASVTPDDPLTTAVALALRPWDQCAMPEGAPLACRAPDAPTVLRARRLAAGDYALVVTSVAGRGPFELSVEIEAPVDAIEGDGCEAPRTITASGTYSLPLLDLRADIADHCRFGDRGGVDAVYRLVLDAPRDVHIEGENARVAVTSVCGDEGRDDDVRGCGAGALTLRALPAGEHWIVVEDARTDPTAVSLDVDVTIEPVSGEAHDGDVCARAVELAEGVPTTIDPLPFGYELGAACEDPTIRPADDLFVRFTLAEARDVIVGASSSWGPPCAVTITDDCSTRGALACRRTGVLRVPSVPAGEHFAAISCMENTGPVEVRLDTEAPASARANDVCAGAVALEPGRAARVELTAYRDDRRCGHERPDADAFYRLALSARRRVLFFVTPEEGAGPITLGVLDRCDDITPTCRTAEAQADGTIVFEETLEAGEHLVMLEGDPAAIPAARLRVQTTEPR
- a CDS encoding vWA domain-containing protein, whose product is MSARLAIPIAALAAMIACTGRTPPETDGGPPPDVPARPDAGDARDAGPEDPFDPSSSCAAWVSPLESTVGSLLLLVDQSVSMQLDGREATRWEELQEGIASWIEDAPAELEVGLVRFPEHTTGCATPLEPTVAIAPLSAEQRAQLVGALGELPFSSETPLTAAVESGFALLDRLPSAEPRGIVLLTDGLDTCHPDGPGVPDRLVRLVRERATQQQQPTVTISLGGDRGDLSVLAANGGAPSFEGCAATCRWDTPIEACCQFLFVRAGLDEAERLLGESCSFDLPWTSPPSARDLELINLGLRRDDGSIERLRIVTPGRPGGHARLGDDGAHVVLTDATRCERVRRGEAALIGSFGCAQERW
- a CDS encoding IgGFc-binding protein encodes the protein MIRVCVLALAIALVGCSDEPRPPGRDAGAGDAPESICGEPDTLRCEGLVHYRCGADGRTREDETHCDEACSASLGCVACVPGQRRCDGNRSEVCLPDGSGYTHVRDCADWGSVCSGNGDCGDECAIAERRNGYIGCEYFAAPLGNHLLDLSTFTFRISIANPGAAPAHVRIQRGGDDVRSLDVAAGDLEVVTLPWTESAWVGEQAESIASPDAAYRVIADRPVVVTQFNPYEYATSAGTTFSHSNDASLLLPVHALAGRYVGLSFAPFNVLDPLAGVVQWTGAIALVGVSPDPVRVRMHLRAPIEAERSGRWPALTVGDVLELELARGEVVQVFAKRPPPCGAGRDGARSVLGSNAIACDDPAHDLTGSSIEADGPLAVFATHPCLYAPFYAPACDHVEEQLAPVRAWGRSFRASALVQPGVDTANLVRIVASAHDTEITFDPPPVDGATFALPSREHRDLVVRGPFSIEATHPVQVSVLTLGAGYAEPETPVGDPALTMLVPREQYRADYTFVAPETYRSTLDGQSYLTVVRARDVGILLDGAPLEVPFRSIGDEQVATFPISGGIHTLVAADPEARIGALVFGLARYTSYAYPAGLDLETVDLE